Proteins found in one Herbiconiux sp. A18JL235 genomic segment:
- a CDS encoding serine/threonine-protein kinase: MNARRPPSAPPEIPGFSYLQLLGSGGFADVFLYEQRMPRRRVAIKVLLREALTDGARESFDAEANLMAQLSTHPSIVTIYQADISEDGRPYLAMEYCPKPNLGARYRREKISVAEALRIGVQVAGAVETSHRAGILHRDIKPANILVTEYNRPALTDFGISVALVGGDELESVGMSIPWSPPEVFAATPSSGAAADIYSLGATVYTILAGRSPFEVQGGANSGLDLIGRIQTARLAPTGRADVPASLEQVLATAMAKNESDRYSTALEFARALQKVQLELSMSVTPTDVLDEHVPTDEIDEEDDGNTRIRGIVTIDPTGPAPATTPGRGPSSAGRSPASGPVGPRTPTVSPADDTTGRTQLRDDLLAPPSPSTPPSPRGAPSSSGGAPSSSGEGAGAGRTSTAADDFPLEQTLHRPAAPARPDAEAAPKRRALPYVVAAAAVVVLAGIGGLVFALNAGSESPAQQSVTETSAPVDEIGVDAAVPAPADLAGVVTDDGSSVTFSWSNPDPRDGDEFIWSTYTSTETGQAERTESPTLTLPVSNGGSVCVEVSIVRADGKSSDPTRTCAP, translated from the coding sequence GTGAACGCCCGCCGGCCGCCCTCGGCTCCACCCGAGATCCCGGGGTTCAGCTACCTGCAGCTGCTCGGCTCGGGCGGCTTCGCCGACGTCTTCCTCTACGAACAGCGGATGCCGCGACGTCGTGTCGCCATCAAGGTGCTGCTGCGGGAGGCGCTCACCGACGGGGCGCGGGAGAGCTTCGACGCCGAGGCGAACCTCATGGCGCAGCTGTCGACGCATCCGTCGATCGTGACGATCTACCAGGCCGACATCTCCGAAGACGGCAGGCCGTACCTCGCCATGGAGTACTGCCCGAAGCCGAACCTCGGCGCGCGGTACCGGCGTGAGAAGATCAGTGTCGCCGAGGCACTCCGCATCGGCGTGCAGGTGGCGGGTGCCGTGGAGACCTCGCACCGCGCCGGCATCCTGCACCGCGACATCAAGCCCGCCAATATTCTCGTGACGGAATACAACCGTCCCGCCCTCACCGACTTCGGCATCTCGGTCGCTCTGGTCGGCGGCGACGAGCTGGAGTCGGTGGGCATGTCGATCCCGTGGTCGCCGCCCGAGGTGTTCGCCGCGACCCCGTCCTCCGGTGCCGCCGCCGACATCTACTCGCTCGGCGCGACCGTCTACACGATCCTCGCCGGCCGCTCGCCGTTCGAGGTACAGGGCGGGGCGAACAGCGGGCTCGACCTCATCGGGCGCATCCAGACCGCCCGCCTCGCCCCGACCGGCCGCGCCGACGTGCCGGCCTCGCTCGAGCAGGTGCTCGCCACGGCGATGGCGAAGAACGAGTCCGACAGGTATTCGACGGCGCTCGAGTTCGCCCGCGCCCTGCAGAAGGTGCAACTCGAGCTCAGCATGTCGGTGACGCCCACCGACGTGCTCGACGAGCACGTGCCCACCGACGAGATCGACGAGGAGGACGACGGCAACACCCGCATCCGCGGCATCGTCACCATCGACCCCACCGGTCCCGCCCCGGCGACCACTCCGGGGCGAGGGCCCTCGTCTGCCGGCCGCTCCCCCGCATCCGGCCCGGTCGGGCCTCGAACCCCCACTGTCTCTCCCGCCGACGACACCACCGGCCGCACCCAACTCCGCGACGATCTCCTCGCCCCGCCCTCCCCCAGCACTCCTCCGAGTCCGCGCGGCGCCCCATCGAGTTCGGGCGGCGCTCCATCGAGTTCGGGCGAGGGCGCCGGCGCGGGCCGCACTTCCACGGCCGCCGACGACTTCCCCCTCGAGCAGACCCTCCACCGCCCCGCCGCCCCGGCCCGGCCCGACGCCGAAGCCGCGCCGAAGCGCCGCGCTCTCCCCTACGTCGTCGCGGCAGCGGCGGTCGTCGTTCTCGCGGGCATCGGCGGGCTCGTCTTCGCCCTCAACGCCGGGTCGGAGTCGCCCGCGCAGCAGAGCGTCACCGAGACGAGCGCCCCCGTCGACGAGATCGGGGTCGATGCGGCTGTCCCCGCCCCCGCCGACCTCGCCGGCGTGGTCACCGACGACGGCTCGAGCGTCACCTTCAGCTGGAGCAACCCCGACCCGCGCGACGGCGACGAGTTCATCTGGTCGACGTACACCTCCACCGAGACCGGGCAGGCCGAGCGCACCGAGTCGCCGACCCTCACGCTTCCCGTGTCGAACGGCGGGTCGGTCTGCGTCGAAGTGAGCATCGTGCGCGCCGACGGCAAGAGCTCAGACCCCACGAGGACGTGCGCACCATGA
- a CDS encoding FtsK/SpoIIIE domain-containing protein, producing MRIKASLVRPGGSTSKLQITADATASVGDIARAIHAADPQRPGAASGGQTQPAPPPPAGLTLKIADFGGDQRVIDPASNLLDAGVRSGATLELTTFSDGFAAPGRGGPAAATLRVLSGPDAGAEFPLPFGSSYIGRERGIDVRLSDGLVSKRHARVNIGEQVEIIDLRSANGLLMGGEQISRTTLSSADVVVLGDTAISVVPLQRLGGAAAPSTPVIEFNRSPRVVARYPGDEYPAPTPPKQPQAIRFPVVALIAPLLMGPILFLATGSPLSLIFIALSPLIMIGTWADHKLQTRRQLRDAITQFNASLDAFVAAMHERQRVQRAVRVTEAPAVAATIDAVERLGPLMWTHRPEHPAFLTARLGIGTAFSRDRVSTPNENDALPEYYAQVLETAERFSRIDGVPIVVELRRSGALGVAGPAAERAGVARALVTQLIALHSPSELVVTGLASPSSRGTWEWLEWLPHTSSPHSPLAGDHLADNPGSGAALLSRIEELIDERTAGAPRPRGPMEPQGPAGSSSDGDREELPRPITPAVLLVIENDAPADRGRLTRIVERGADANVHVIWTAPSIGDLPAACRSFVSLDGGTTAQAATAGQVRLGEHTFPLDAETVDADTATRLARRLSPVVDVGAPIDDDSDLPRSVSYLSLVGTELAEVPEAVIDRWRESNSIAVRDGSPPVRRKKEGSLRALVGHSGTEPFHLDIRSQGPHALVGGTTGAGKSEFLQSWVLGMAAAHSPDRATFLFVDYKGGAAFADCVGLPHTVGLVTDLSPHLVRRALTSLRAELRFREHLLNRKKAKDLVSLEKTGDPDTPPSLLIVVDEFAALVQEVPEFVDGVVDVAQRGRSLGLHLILATQRPAGVIKDNLRANTNLRIALRMADADDSSDILGDPMAAYFDQSIPGRGAAKTGPGRIAAFQTGYAGGWTTNEIPRPRIDLVEMGFGSGSTWDIPQEEAPVLADPGPNDIARLVSSIRTAAKMAEIPAPRKPWLDELAAVYDFSLLPNPRTDERLLLGVIDDPANQSQPTVFYEPDRDGNMAVYGTGGSGKSATLRMIAVAAAVTPRGGPVHVYGLDFGSSGLSMLEQLPHVGAIISGDDEERVIRLLRMLRDLVDDRSLRYSAVNAGSIGEYRRIAGAPAEPRILVLVDGIGAFRDQYEFGGHSAWFTTFSQIATDGRQVGVHIVIAGDRPNSVPASLGSTVQKRLVLRLANDDDYSLLGAPKDTLSAASPPGRGVLEGDEVQLAVLGGDSNVAVQSREIAKLAEAMARQGVAPARPVLTLGDAIPLSTLPATTVGGKPVLGVRDDTLEPFGFEPRGALLVAGSAGSGRSTALAAMATALRRADPSIRLVHLSPRKTNLTTLPLWSLSLNDPAQIAAFADDMIGQLDAETLRPTQFAVFVENVGELNGSPAENDVDRLVKRALRDEVLVVGESESSTWSAAWTLAGPFKNSKRGLLLVPGELDGDSLLGTSLGRFKRADLPPGRGFFVQGGRVVKLQVATRDE from the coding sequence ATGCGCATCAAAGCCAGCCTCGTCCGCCCCGGCGGCAGCACCAGCAAGCTCCAGATCACCGCCGACGCCACAGCCAGCGTCGGCGACATCGCCCGCGCCATCCACGCAGCCGACCCCCAGCGCCCGGGCGCCGCGAGCGGCGGGCAGACCCAGCCCGCTCCGCCCCCTCCCGCCGGCCTCACGCTGAAGATCGCCGACTTCGGGGGCGACCAGCGCGTCATCGACCCCGCCTCGAACCTCCTCGACGCGGGTGTGCGCTCGGGCGCGACCCTCGAGCTCACCACCTTCAGCGACGGCTTCGCCGCCCCGGGCCGCGGTGGCCCGGCCGCGGCGACCCTCCGGGTGCTGAGCGGTCCGGATGCGGGGGCCGAGTTCCCGCTCCCCTTCGGCTCCAGCTACATCGGGCGTGAGCGCGGCATCGACGTGCGCCTCAGCGACGGCCTGGTCTCGAAGCGCCACGCCCGGGTGAACATCGGCGAGCAGGTCGAGATCATCGACTTGAGGTCGGCGAACGGCCTGCTCATGGGCGGCGAGCAGATCTCGCGCACCACGCTCTCCTCCGCCGATGTCGTCGTGCTCGGCGACACCGCCATCAGCGTCGTGCCGTTGCAGCGCCTCGGCGGTGCAGCAGCACCGTCGACCCCGGTCATCGAGTTCAACCGCTCCCCCCGCGTCGTCGCCCGCTACCCCGGCGACGAGTACCCCGCGCCCACCCCGCCGAAGCAGCCGCAAGCCATCCGCTTCCCGGTCGTCGCCCTCATCGCGCCGCTGCTCATGGGCCCCATCCTCTTCCTCGCCACGGGCTCTCCGCTCAGCCTCATCTTCATCGCGCTGAGCCCGCTCATCATGATCGGCACCTGGGCCGATCACAAGCTGCAGACCAGGCGGCAGCTCCGCGACGCGATCACGCAGTTCAACGCCTCGCTCGACGCCTTCGTCGCCGCCATGCACGAGCGGCAGCGGGTGCAGCGCGCCGTGCGCGTCACCGAGGCGCCCGCGGTGGCGGCGACGATCGACGCCGTGGAGCGCCTCGGCCCACTGATGTGGACCCACCGGCCCGAGCATCCGGCCTTCCTCACCGCGCGCCTGGGCATCGGAACGGCGTTCAGCCGCGACCGCGTGTCGACCCCGAACGAGAACGATGCGCTGCCCGAGTACTACGCGCAGGTGCTCGAGACGGCCGAGCGGTTCAGCCGCATCGACGGCGTGCCGATCGTGGTGGAGCTTCGGCGCTCCGGCGCGCTCGGTGTGGCCGGGCCGGCCGCCGAACGCGCCGGGGTCGCCCGCGCCCTCGTGACACAGCTCATCGCGCTGCACTCCCCCTCCGAGCTCGTCGTCACCGGTCTCGCCTCCCCCTCCTCACGGGGCACCTGGGAGTGGCTCGAATGGCTGCCCCACACCAGCTCGCCGCACAGCCCGCTCGCGGGCGACCACCTTGCCGACAACCCGGGCAGCGGCGCCGCCCTGCTCTCCCGCATCGAGGAGCTCATCGACGAGCGCACCGCGGGCGCGCCCCGCCCGCGCGGGCCGATGGAGCCCCAGGGCCCGGCCGGCAGCTCGAGCGACGGCGACCGCGAGGAGCTTCCGCGCCCCATCACCCCCGCCGTGCTGCTCGTCATCGAGAACGACGCCCCCGCCGACCGCGGCCGCCTCACCCGCATCGTCGAGCGGGGAGCGGATGCGAACGTGCACGTCATCTGGACGGCACCCTCCATCGGCGACCTGCCCGCCGCCTGCCGCAGCTTCGTGAGCCTCGACGGCGGCACCACCGCCCAGGCGGCCACCGCGGGGCAGGTGCGGCTCGGCGAGCACACCTTCCCGCTCGACGCCGAGACGGTCGACGCCGACACCGCCACCCGGCTCGCCAGGCGTCTCTCACCGGTGGTCGACGTGGGCGCGCCGATCGACGACGACTCCGACCTGCCGCGCTCGGTCTCCTACCTCTCCCTCGTCGGCACGGAGCTCGCCGAGGTGCCGGAGGCCGTCATCGACCGCTGGCGCGAGAGCAACTCGATCGCCGTGCGCGACGGCTCTCCGCCCGTGCGGCGCAAGAAGGAGGGGTCGCTCCGCGCTCTGGTCGGGCACTCGGGAACGGAGCCGTTCCACCTCGACATCCGGAGCCAGGGCCCGCACGCGCTCGTCGGCGGAACGACCGGTGCCGGAAAATCGGAGTTCCTCCAGTCGTGGGTGCTCGGCATGGCGGCGGCGCACAGCCCCGACCGTGCCACCTTCCTCTTCGTCGACTACAAGGGCGGTGCGGCCTTCGCCGACTGCGTCGGCCTCCCGCACACCGTCGGCCTCGTCACCGACCTCTCACCGCACCTCGTGCGTCGCGCGCTCACCAGCCTCCGCGCCGAGCTGCGCTTCCGCGAGCACCTGCTCAACCGGAAGAAGGCCAAAGACCTCGTCTCGCTCGAGAAGACCGGCGACCCCGACACCCCGCCGAGCCTGCTCATCGTCGTCGACGAGTTCGCGGCGCTCGTGCAGGAGGTGCCGGAGTTCGTCGACGGCGTCGTCGACGTCGCCCAGCGCGGCCGCTCGCTCGGCCTCCACCTCATCCTCGCCACGCAGCGCCCCGCCGGTGTCATCAAAGACAACCTCAGGGCCAACACCAATCTGCGCATCGCGCTCCGGATGGCCGACGCCGACGATTCCAGCGACATCCTGGGCGATCCGATGGCCGCCTACTTCGACCAGAGCATCCCGGGCCGCGGCGCCGCGAAGACCGGGCCGGGCCGCATCGCCGCGTTCCAGACGGGCTACGCCGGCGGCTGGACCACGAACGAGATCCCCCGCCCCCGCATCGACCTGGTCGAGATGGGCTTCGGCTCGGGCTCCACCTGGGACATCCCGCAGGAGGAGGCGCCCGTGCTCGCCGACCCCGGCCCGAACGACATCGCACGGCTGGTGTCGAGCATCCGCACCGCCGCGAAGATGGCCGAGATCCCCGCACCGCGGAAACCCTGGCTCGACGAGCTCGCCGCCGTGTACGACTTCTCACTGCTGCCGAACCCGCGCACCGACGAGCGCCTGCTGCTCGGCGTCATCGACGACCCGGCGAACCAGAGCCAGCCGACGGTGTTCTACGAACCCGACCGCGACGGCAACATGGCCGTCTACGGCACCGGTGGTTCGGGCAAGAGCGCCACGCTCCGCATGATCGCGGTCGCGGCAGCGGTCACCCCACGCGGCGGCCCGGTGCACGTCTACGGCCTCGACTTCGGGTCGAGCGGCCTCAGCATGCTCGAGCAGCTGCCTCACGTCGGCGCCATCATCTCGGGTGACGACGAGGAGCGGGTCATCCGCCTGCTCCGGATGCTGCGCGACCTCGTCGACGACAGGTCGCTGCGGTACTCGGCCGTGAACGCCGGCAGCATCGGCGAGTACCGGCGCATCGCGGGTGCGCCCGCGGAGCCGCGCATCCTGGTGCTCGTCGACGGCATCGGGGCGTTCCGCGACCAGTACGAGTTCGGCGGGCACTCCGCCTGGTTCACCACCTTCTCGCAGATCGCCACCGACGGGCGCCAGGTGGGCGTGCACATCGTCATCGCCGGCGACCGGCCCAACTCGGTGCCGGCCTCGCTCGGCTCGACCGTGCAGAAGCGGCTCGTGCTGCGCCTGGCGAACGACGACGACTACTCGCTTCTCGGCGCACCTAAAGACACACTGAGCGCCGCGTCGCCTCCCGGCCGGGGGGTGCTCGAAGGCGACGAGGTGCAGCTCGCGGTGCTCGGCGGCGACTCCAACGTCGCCGTGCAGTCGCGCGAGATCGCGAAGCTCGCCGAGGCGATGGCTCGTCAGGGCGTGGCGCCCGCGCGGCCCGTGCTCACGCTCGGCGACGCCATCCCGCTCAGCACGCTGCCGGCCACCACCGTCGGCGGCAAGCCCGTGCTGGGCGTGCGCGACGACACACTCGAGCCGTTCGGCTTCGAGCCGCGCGGAGCGCTGCTCGTCGCCGGATCGGCCGGCAGCGGGCGCTCGACGGCCCTGGCAGCCATGGCGACGGCTCTGCGGCGGGCCGACCCGAGCATCCGTCTGGTGCACCTGTCGCCGCGCAAGACGAACCTCACGACCCTGCCGCTGTGGTCGCTGTCGTTGAACGACCCGGCCCAGATCGCCGCCTTCGCGGACGACATGATCGGGCAGCTCGACGCCGAGACGCTGCGGCCGACGCAGTTCGCGGTCTTCGTCGAGAACGTCGGGGAGCTGAACGGCTCCCCCGCCGAGAACGACGTCGACCGCCTCGTGAAGCGGGCGCTGCGCGACGAGGTGTTGGTGGTGGGCGAGAGCGAGTCGTCGACCTGGTCGGCGGCGTGGACGCTCGCGGGGCCGTTCAAGAACTCGAAGCGCGGGCTGCTGCTGGTGCCGGGAGAGCTCGACGGGGACTCGCTGCTCGGCACCTCGCTCGGCCGCTTCAAGCGCGCCGATCTGCCGCCTGGCCGGGGGTTCTTCGTGCAGGGCGGCCGCGTCGTCAAGCTGCAGGTGGCGACGCGCGATGAGTGA
- a CDS encoding WXG100 family type VII secretion target: MAVWGLDVEQVRSLSKQLNTQSQQVQQILTTLTSALQSVQWTGPDAENFRNEWNSTHTAALKQVIAALEDASNKAAKNASDQEATSNA, translated from the coding sequence ATGGCCGTTTGGGGTCTTGATGTCGAGCAGGTCCGGTCGCTCAGCAAGCAGCTGAACACGCAGTCGCAGCAGGTGCAGCAGATCCTCACCACGCTCACCAGCGCCCTGCAGAGCGTGCAGTGGACGGGCCCCGACGCGGAGAACTTCCGCAACGAGTGGAACTCCACCCACACCGCTGCGCTGAAGCAGGTCATCGCCGCTCTCGAAGACGCGTCGAACAAGGCGGCGAAGAACGCCTCCGACCAGGAGGCCACCTCCAACGCCTAG
- a CDS encoding WXG100 family type VII secretion target, whose amino-acid sequence MAGGFYGADVDELRRLAKQFDTAAERLGTIDSTLSSSVNQAQAWQGPDATSFRSDWNATHSAQLKAAAQALRTGSADLVKNAEEQNTASTDGGAFGGGGGAGGTGGGSTGNGSSGSGSGGGGGGGLGDYAWGDISGGLYGGVGFGNAETVYGPNGSVEHTAETGWQWGAGGELNGGFEAGHISGEGSIDGYIGVEGLADAGAGIDESGNAHASASAEGLVGAEVNASGSLDTGMASVGAEGHAMAGAEVDAEVGGTIGPNGVGVNAGIDGFAGARAGGDVDLSVGGVGVGVGGEVWAGVGAKAEADVQLTYDEVSFSLDAGAALGVGGSVSMDFSFSPRQFVEGLEQVWPW is encoded by the coding sequence ATGGCTGGTGGTTTCTATGGAGCCGATGTCGACGAGCTCCGCCGGCTCGCGAAGCAGTTCGATACGGCTGCCGAACGACTCGGCACGATCGACTCGACGCTCTCGTCGAGCGTCAACCAGGCGCAGGCCTGGCAGGGGCCGGATGCGACGAGCTTCCGCTCCGACTGGAACGCGACCCACTCGGCGCAGCTGAAGGCCGCAGCGCAGGCGCTGCGCACCGGCAGCGCCGATCTGGTGAAGAACGCCGAGGAGCAGAACACCGCGTCGACCGACGGCGGCGCGTTCGGAGGCGGCGGGGGCGCCGGCGGCACGGGTGGTGGCAGCACCGGCAACGGCAGCTCGGGCAGCGGCTCGGGCGGCGGGGGCGGGGGCGGCCTCGGCGACTACGCCTGGGGCGACATCTCCGGCGGGCTCTACGGCGGGGTGGGCTTCGGCAACGCCGAGACGGTCTACGGGCCGAACGGCTCGGTCGAGCACACCGCCGAGACCGGCTGGCAATGGGGCGCGGGGGGCGAGCTGAACGGCGGGTTCGAGGCCGGCCACATCTCGGGCGAGGGTTCGATCGACGGCTACATCGGCGTCGAGGGACTCGCTGACGCGGGAGCCGGCATCGACGAGAGCGGCAACGCCCACGCCTCGGCCTCGGCCGAGGGCCTGGTGGGCGCCGAGGTGAACGCCTCGGGCTCGCTCGACACCGGCATGGCCAGTGTCGGCGCCGAGGGGCATGCCATGGCGGGCGCCGAGGTCGACGCCGAGGTCGGCGGAACGATCGGCCCGAACGGCGTCGGTGTGAACGCGGGTATCGACGGCTTCGCCGGTGCCCGCGCAGGCGGCGACGTCGACCTCTCGGTCGGCGGCGTCGGGGTCGGCGTCGGCGGCGAGGTCTGGGCCGGTGTCGGCGCCAAGGCCGAGGCCGACGTGCAGCTCACCTACGACGAGGTCAGTTTCTCCCTCGACGCGGGAGCAGCCCTCGGTGTCGGCGGCAGCGTCTCGATGGACTTCTCGTTCAGCCCGCGCCAGTTCGTCGAAGGTCTCGAGCAGGTCTGGCCCTGGTGA
- a CDS encoding LpqN/LpqT family lipoprotein yields MTHTLSFPSEAAPAFAPIELQLPDDWKALSVSGAVLAAGKTVEQGQFRPNVVVAVSRFGAGYSLETAIEAVVRRVEEIDGVAELGREQTKVLGRPGFRIEFSYPDPRVGVLMQAVRIAIVDHGSAADLVQITATTTGAQAQELWGEVRAIQDSAATTDTVATA; encoded by the coding sequence ATGACGCACACGCTTTCCTTCCCGAGCGAGGCCGCGCCCGCTTTCGCCCCCATCGAACTGCAGCTTCCCGACGACTGGAAGGCCCTCTCCGTCTCCGGCGCCGTGCTCGCTGCCGGCAAGACGGTCGAGCAGGGTCAGTTCCGGCCGAACGTCGTGGTCGCCGTATCCCGCTTCGGGGCGGGCTACTCGCTCGAGACCGCCATCGAGGCGGTCGTGCGCCGCGTCGAGGAGATCGACGGTGTCGCAGAGCTCGGCCGCGAGCAGACCAAGGTGCTCGGTCGCCCGGGCTTCCGCATCGAGTTCAGCTACCCCGACCCGCGCGTCGGCGTGCTCATGCAGGCGGTGCGCATCGCCATCGTCGACCACGGCTCCGCCGCCGACCTGGTGCAGATCACCGCCACCACGACGGGCGCTCAGGCGCAGGAGCTGTGGGGCGAGGTGCGCGCCATCCAAGACAGCGCCGCCACCACCGACACCGTCGCGACGGCCTGA
- a CDS encoding MDR family MFS transporter has product MTHRQILFIIFGLMAGMFLASLDQTIVGTSMRTIGDDLDGISLQAWVTTGYLILSTISTPLYGKLSDIFGRRPLYIIAIAIFLVGSLLAGIATNMYELAIFRAIQGLGAGGLMSLALTVMGDILAPRERAKYQGYFLATFGISSVIGPLLGGLLSGAPEILGITGWRWIFLLNLPIGAIAMVIVLMFLHIPHTKRAVRIDWWGVAAIVLTVVPILLVAEQGREWGWGSLGAIACYVIAPLGLILFLVVERRMGDDAIIPLKLFRSSTFSMATVLGVLVGFGMFGAMMTLPNYLQIAAGATPTEAGLMMIPMVLGLMISSIVSGQLISRTGRYKMFPILGTGLLVAAFFYLTFLSADKPIWYVLIGMLVVGLGLGQLMQTLTIASQNSVGPRDIGVATSAATFFRSIGGTLGTAVVFSVLFSRLGQTLPAAFTNPTILAGAQAAATDPAVQSDPANAAILKILTDAQSNPASIGDALSGDTSFLVGADSRLTLPFVDAWANATSTVFWVCLCVVAVAFVLSFFLKATPLRAKSALEEAHAEGAAAGAAARAGAAGAGVGSAEADADTPAIQAQLAAEEMGSLVLPDTSSTPAQQPADK; this is encoded by the coding sequence ATGACCCACCGTCAGATCCTGTTCATCATCTTCGGGCTCATGGCGGGCATGTTCCTCGCCTCGCTCGACCAGACCATCGTCGGCACCTCGATGCGCACGATCGGCGACGACCTCGACGGCATCAGCCTGCAGGCCTGGGTGACGACCGGCTACCTCATCCTGTCGACCATCTCCACCCCGCTCTATGGCAAGCTCTCCGACATCTTCGGCCGCCGCCCGCTCTACATCATCGCCATCGCGATCTTCCTGGTCGGCTCGCTCCTCGCCGGCATCGCGACCAACATGTACGAGCTCGCCATCTTCCGTGCCATCCAGGGCCTCGGCGCCGGTGGCCTCATGTCGCTCGCCCTCACCGTGATGGGCGACATCCTCGCCCCGCGCGAGCGCGCCAAGTACCAGGGCTACTTCCTCGCCACCTTCGGCATCTCGAGCGTCATCGGCCCCCTGCTCGGCGGGCTCCTCTCCGGCGCCCCTGAGATCCTCGGCATCACCGGCTGGCGCTGGATCTTCCTGCTCAACCTCCCCATCGGTGCCATCGCGATGGTGATCGTGCTGATGTTCCTGCACATCCCGCACACCAAGCGCGCGGTGCGCATCGACTGGTGGGGTGTCGCGGCGATCGTGCTGACGGTCGTGCCCATCCTGCTCGTTGCCGAACAGGGCCGCGAGTGGGGCTGGGGCTCGCTCGGCGCCATCGCCTGCTACGTCATCGCCCCGCTCGGCCTCATCCTCTTCCTCGTCGTCGAGCGCCGCATGGGCGACGACGCGATCATCCCGCTGAAGCTCTTCCGCTCGTCGACCTTCTCGATGGCGACCGTGCTCGGCGTGCTCGTCGGCTTCGGCATGTTCGGCGCCATGATGACCCTGCCGAACTACCTGCAGATCGCCGCCGGCGCCACGCCCACCGAGGCCGGCCTCATGATGATCCCGATGGTGCTCGGCCTCATGATCTCCTCGATCGTCTCGGGCCAGCTCATCTCGCGCACCGGTCGCTACAAGATGTTCCCCATCCTCGGCACCGGTCTCCTCGTCGCCGCGTTCTTCTACCTCACCTTCCTCTCGGCCGACAAGCCGATCTGGTACGTGCTGATCGGGATGCTCGTGGTGGGCCTCGGCCTCGGCCAGCTCATGCAGACCCTCACCATCGCGTCGCAGAACTCGGTCGGCCCCCGTGACATCGGTGTGGCGACCTCGGCGGCGACCTTCTTCCGCTCCATCGGCGGAACCCTCGGCACGGCCGTGGTGTTCTCGGTGCTGTTCTCGCGCCTCGGGCAGACCCTGCCGGCAGCGTTCACCAACCCGACGATCCTCGCCGGGGCCCAGGCCGCAGCGACCGACCCGGCGGTTCAGTCCGACCCGGCGAACGCGGCGATCCTCAAGATCCTGACGGATGCGCAGAGCAACCCCGCCTCGATCGGCGACGCCCTGAGCGGAGACACCTCCTTCCTCGTCGGCGCCGACTCCCGCCTCACCCTGCCCTTCGTCGACGCCTGGGCGAACGCCACCTCCACCGTGTTCTGGGTGTGCCTGTGCGTCGTGGCCGTCGCCTTCGTGCTGAGCTTCTTCCTCAAGGCCACCCCCCTCCGGGCCAAGTCCGCCCTCGAGGAGGCACACGCCGAGGGCGCCGCGGCGGGTGCCGCCGCGCGTGCAGGTGCTGCGGGAGCGGGCGTGGGTTCGGCAGAAGCCGACGCCGATACCCCCGCCATCCAGGCCCAGCTCGCCGCCGAGGAGATGGGCTCCCTCGTGCTCCCCGACACCTCCTCCACCCCCGCCCAGCAGCCCGCCGACAAGTAG